In Sphingomonas sp., a single window of DNA contains:
- a CDS encoding YihY/virulence factor BrkB family protein — protein sequence MDEPTRASISPQSPEGRRLGVSGKVPRRLAELGVTERMLEITKRVAIGTFNDGFTYAGNLAYLSLVTLFPFFIVATALASLVGRTGTGVHALEAFLQTVPPDVAKLLREPVIEVLHNRSSGGLLWFGGLVGLWTTAGFIETIRGIVRQAYGVSSDKPFWRYRLGAIGMIVAAVLMVMLAFAFQVILTGIEQFLYRILPWATEAQRFASAGKAVPAFALFGALYVLFFALTPSRYRARAYPKWPGALCTTLWWLSVTGALPWVLSTMGGYGATYGSLAGVMVALIFFFLVGLGLVVGAELNAALAEVPEAGLEGDQAQEIQKT from the coding sequence GTGGACGAACCGACGCGCGCCTCGATCTCGCCACAGTCGCCCGAAGGACGGCGGCTGGGCGTCAGCGGGAAGGTACCGCGCCGGCTCGCCGAGCTCGGCGTGACCGAGCGTATGCTCGAGATCACCAAGCGCGTCGCGATCGGCACCTTCAACGACGGCTTCACCTATGCGGGCAACCTCGCCTATCTGTCGCTGGTCACGCTGTTCCCGTTCTTTATCGTCGCCACCGCGCTCGCCAGCCTGGTCGGCCGCACCGGCACCGGCGTCCACGCGCTGGAGGCGTTTCTCCAGACCGTGCCGCCCGACGTCGCCAAGCTGCTCCGCGAACCCGTGATCGAAGTGCTGCACAATCGCAGTTCGGGTGGCCTGCTCTGGTTCGGCGGTCTGGTCGGCCTGTGGACCACCGCCGGTTTCATCGAGACGATCCGCGGCATCGTCCGCCAGGCCTATGGCGTTTCGTCGGACAAGCCGTTCTGGCGGTACCGGCTGGGCGCGATCGGGATGATCGTCGCGGCGGTGCTGATGGTGATGCTCGCCTTCGCCTTCCAGGTGATCCTGACCGGGATCGAGCAATTCCTGTACCGCATCCTGCCCTGGGCGACCGAGGCGCAGCGCTTCGCCTCGGCGGGCAAGGCGGTGCCCGCTTTCGCGCTGTTCGGCGCGCTCTATGTGCTGTTCTTCGCGCTCACCCCGTCGCGCTACCGCGCGCGCGCCTATCCCAAATGGCCGGGCGCGCTGTGCACCACGCTCTGGTGGCTCAGCGTCACCGGGGCGTTGCCCTGGGTACTATCCACCATGGGTGGCTATGGCGCCACCTATGGCAGCCTGGCGGGCGTGATGGTCGCGCTGATCTTCTTTTTCCTGGTGGGACTCGGCCTCGTCGTAGGGGCGGAGCTCAACGCCGCTCTGGCGGAAGTGCCCGAAGCCGGTCTAGAGGGGGACCAAGCACAGGAGATTCAGAAGACGTGA
- a CDS encoding J domain-containing protein has protein sequence MADPYGTLGVARSASEDEIKKAYRKLAKELHPDRNKDNPKASEKFSQVTQAYDLLTDKDKRARFDRGEIDGDGNPIAPFGFGAGAGAGGGAGGFRPGGGQFDFGGGGEADIGDIFEGLFGGGKRGGGGGGGFSGGFGGFGRRPQPKGANIAYRLAVSFEDAARLAPQRITLKDGKTIDLKLPAGVEEGTQMRLAGKGEEGPGGAGDAIVTIEIQPHRFYVRDGDDIKLDLPVTLGEAVLGAQVRVPTPDGPVMLTVPKGSSSGKVLRLKGRGFHKRGGARGDLFVTLMVELPVDDDALIEFAQGWKNQGNPRGRMGV, from the coding sequence GTGGCAGATCCATATGGTACGCTCGGGGTGGCGCGCAGCGCGAGCGAGGACGAGATCAAGAAGGCCTATCGCAAGCTCGCCAAGGAGCTGCACCCCGATCGCAACAAGGACAATCCCAAGGCGTCGGAGAAGTTCAGCCAGGTCACCCAGGCCTATGACCTGCTGACCGACAAGGACAAGCGCGCCCGCTTCGATCGCGGCGAGATCGACGGGGACGGCAACCCGATCGCCCCGTTCGGCTTTGGTGCGGGAGCAGGCGCGGGCGGCGGCGCGGGCGGGTTTCGTCCCGGTGGCGGCCAGTTCGATTTCGGCGGCGGCGGCGAGGCCGATATCGGTGACATCTTCGAAGGGCTGTTCGGCGGCGGCAAGCGCGGCGGCGGCGGTGGCGGCGGCTTCAGCGGCGGTTTCGGCGGTTTCGGCCGGCGACCGCAGCCCAAGGGCGCCAACATCGCCTATCGCCTGGCGGTGTCGTTCGAGGATGCCGCCAGGCTCGCGCCCCAGCGGATCACGCTCAAGGACGGCAAGACGATCGACCTCAAGCTGCCCGCCGGCGTCGAGGAAGGCACCCAGATGCGCCTCGCCGGCAAGGGCGAGGAAGGCCCCGGCGGCGCCGGCGACGCGATCGTCACGATCGAGATCCAGCCGCACCGTTTCTATGTGCGCGATGGCGACGACATCAAGCTCGACCTGCCGGTGACGCTGGGCGAGGCGGTGCTGGGCGCGCAGGTCCGCGTGCCGACGCCCGACGGTCCGGTGATGCTGACGGTGCCCAAGGGCTCGAGCTCGGGCAAGGTGCTGCGGCTCAAGGGGCGGGGATTCCACAAGCGGGGCGGCGCGCGTGGCGATCTGTTCGTCACGCTGATGGTCGAGCTGCCGGTCGACGACGACGCGCTCATCGAATTTGCGCAAGGATGGAAGAACCAGGGGAACCCGCGGGGACGCATGGGCGTCTGA
- a CDS encoding UdgX family uracil-DNA binding protein (This protein belongs to the uracil DNA glycosylase superfamily, members of which act in excision repair of DNA. However, it belongs more specifically to UdgX branch, whose founding member was found to bind uracil in DNA (where it does not belong), without cleaving it, appears to promote DNA repair by a pathway involving RecA, rather than base excision.), which produces MRAVTLAAEDDFEGWRDAARALAQAHVAPPEVVWRVGEGGGDLFAAEAAPPPPVASGTPLRVPKAFVELAQAVLLHSDPQRFSLLYTLLATDPHRIEDRADPLVRRLELMAKAVRRDIHKMRAFVRFRELVDESGPRFIAWFEPEHHIVRANARFFVERFASMRWSILTPELSIHWDGTTLSEGPAATRGDAPADDPVEAVWKTYYASIFNPARLKTGAMLKEMPRKYWKNMPETALVKELVAGARARETAMVETARSSIGGNVEGAWEALRDEAAACTRCPLYKPATQTVFGEGPLDADMMLVGEQPGDQEDLAGRAFVGPAGQMLNRALDEAGIDRARVYVTNAVKHFKFEPRGKRRIHAKPDAGEITACRWWYEQELALVRPKLVVALGATAARQITGKAATISRLRGQKLALPEGGAGWVTVHPSYLLRLPDAEAAAQAYQDFVADLRGAWALL; this is translated from the coding sequence TTGCGCGCCGTAACGCTAGCCGCCGAGGATGATTTCGAGGGCTGGCGCGATGCGGCGCGGGCGCTGGCCCAAGCGCATGTCGCGCCCCCCGAGGTGGTGTGGCGGGTAGGCGAAGGCGGCGGCGATCTGTTCGCCGCCGAGGCCGCCCCGCCGCCGCCGGTCGCCAGCGGGACGCCTCTGCGCGTTCCCAAGGCGTTCGTGGAGCTGGCGCAGGCGGTCCTCCTCCATTCGGACCCGCAGCGTTTCTCGCTGCTATACACCCTGCTCGCCACCGATCCGCACCGGATCGAGGACCGTGCCGACCCGCTGGTCCGCCGGCTGGAGCTGATGGCCAAGGCGGTGCGCCGCGACATCCACAAGATGCGCGCCTTCGTCCGTTTCCGCGAGCTGGTCGACGAAAGCGGACCGCGCTTCATCGCCTGGTTCGAACCCGAGCATCACATCGTTCGCGCCAATGCCCGCTTCTTCGTCGAGCGGTTCGCGAGCATGCGCTGGTCGATCCTCACCCCCGAACTCTCCATCCACTGGGACGGCACCACGCTCAGCGAAGGCCCTGCCGCCACCCGCGGCGATGCGCCCGCCGACGATCCGGTCGAGGCGGTGTGGAAGACCTATTACGCCTCCATCTTCAATCCCGCCCGTCTCAAGACCGGCGCGATGCTGAAGGAGATGCCGCGCAAATATTGGAAAAACATGCCCGAAACCGCGTTGGTCAAGGAGCTCGTGGCCGGTGCCCGGGCACGGGAGACGGCGATGGTGGAGACGGCGCGGAGTTCGATCGGCGGCAATGTCGAGGGCGCCTGGGAGGCGCTACGCGACGAGGCGGCGGCATGCACCCGCTGCCCGCTCTACAAGCCGGCGACCCAGACCGTGTTCGGCGAGGGGCCGCTCGACGCCGACATGATGCTGGTCGGCGAACAGCCCGGCGACCAGGAGGATCTCGCCGGCCGCGCCTTTGTCGGCCCCGCCGGGCAGATGCTCAACCGCGCCCTGGACGAGGCCGGCATCGATCGCGCCCGCGTCTACGTCACCAATGCGGTCAAGCACTTCAAGTTCGAGCCGCGCGGCAAGCGGCGCATCCACGCCAAGCCCGATGCCGGCGAAATCACCGCCTGCCGCTGGTGGTACGAACAGGAACTGGCACTGGTCCGCCCCAAGCTGGTCGTGGCGCTGGGTGCGACCGCGGCGCGCCAGATCACCGGCAAGGCCGCGACCATCTCCAGGCTGCGCGGCCAGAAGCTCGCACTGCCCGAAGGCGGCGCCGGCTGGGTGACGGTCCACCCCAGTTACCTCCTTCGCCTGCCCGATGCCGAGGCGGCGGCGCAGGCGTACCAGGATTTCGTCGCCGATCTGCGCGGCGCCTGGGCCTTGCTCTAG
- a CDS encoding hemerythrin domain-containing protein, which translates to MADQPRIFADLIADHDRQRDLIAKIDTTSGDSAERRDLFEQLRLELQSHAAAEEESLYATMLANPDLREDARHSVSEHKEVDDLLGELMDIEMSSSAWLSKFREMKDRYLHHIDEEEEEMFPTAEKALSSEEEERLGKIFEQRKPKELERAEAHPPGDERE; encoded by the coding sequence ATGGCCGACCAGCCCCGCATCTTCGCCGACCTCATCGCCGATCATGATCGCCAGCGCGATCTGATCGCCAAGATCGACACCACTTCGGGCGACAGCGCCGAGCGCCGCGACCTGTTCGAACAACTTCGCCTCGAGCTCCAGTCGCATGCCGCGGCCGAGGAAGAGTCGCTTTACGCGACGATGCTCGCCAACCCCGATCTGCGCGAAGACGCGCGGCATTCGGTTTCCGAGCACAAGGAAGTCGACGACCTGCTCGGCGAGTTGATGGACATCGAGATGTCCTCCTCGGCCTGGCTCTCCAAGTTCCGCGAGATGAAGGACCGCTACCTCCACCATATCGACGAGGAAGAGGAAGAGATGTTCCCCACCGCCGAGAAGGCGCTGTCGTCGGAAGAGGAAGAGCGGCTGGGCAAGATTTTCGAGCAGCGCAAGCCCAAGGAACTGGAGCGCGCCGAAGCCCACCCGCCGGGCGATGAGCGCGAGTAA
- a CDS encoding putative DNA modification/repair radical SAM protein produces MAQLDTRAKLAILADAAKYDASCASSGTAKRTSKDGKGLGSTTGMGICHAYAPDGRCISLLKILLTNSCIFDCHYCINRKSSNVRRARFTPAEVVELTLNFYRRNYIEGLFLSSGIIRSSDYTMEQMVEVARSLREDHHFRGYIHLKTIPDADPALIHQAGLHADRLSINVELPTVAGLKRLAPEKSAPQIEGAMSGMRSAIEDGADARKRYRSAPKFAPAGQSTQMIVGADAATDGDIIDRAAGLYGRFGLRRVYYSAFSPIPDASTVLPLQRPPLMREHRLYQSDWLMRFYEYRPDEVAQAVDPATGMLPLDIDPKLAWALRFRDRFPVDLNRAPREALLRVPGLGTKAVASILAARKWRRLRLEDVARLTVSLAKIRPFIVTADWRPVALTDKADLRAWIAPKKEQLELFAA; encoded by the coding sequence ATGGCGCAACTCGATACCCGTGCAAAGCTGGCGATTCTTGCCGATGCCGCGAAATACGATGCGTCCTGCGCGTCCTCGGGGACGGCCAAGCGCACGTCCAAGGACGGCAAGGGGCTGGGCTCCACCACCGGCATGGGCATCTGCCATGCCTATGCGCCCGACGGCCGCTGCATCAGCCTGCTCAAGATCCTGCTGACCAACAGCTGCATCTTCGATTGCCATTATTGCATCAATCGCAAGAGCTCGAACGTGCGCCGCGCGCGGTTCACGCCCGCCGAGGTGGTCGAGCTCACGCTCAATTTCTACCGCCGCAATTATATCGAGGGGCTTTTCCTCTCCTCGGGGATCATCCGCTCATCCGACTATACGATGGAGCAGATGGTCGAGGTGGCGCGGAGCTTGCGCGAAGACCATCATTTCCGCGGCTATATTCACCTCAAGACGATTCCCGATGCCGATCCGGCGCTGATCCACCAGGCCGGGCTTCATGCCGATCGCCTCTCGATCAATGTAGAGTTGCCCACCGTTGCCGGTCTCAAGCGGCTCGCGCCCGAGAAATCGGCGCCGCAGATCGAAGGCGCGATGTCGGGCATGCGCAGCGCAATCGAGGACGGAGCGGATGCGCGGAAGCGCTATCGTTCGGCGCCGAAGTTCGCGCCCGCCGGCCAATCGACCCAGATGATCGTCGGCGCCGATGCGGCGACCGATGGCGATATCATCGATCGCGCCGCCGGGCTGTACGGCCGTTTCGGTCTGCGCCGCGTCTATTATTCGGCGTTCAGCCCGATCCCCGATGCCAGCACGGTGCTGCCGCTCCAGCGCCCGCCGCTGATGCGCGAGCACCGGCTCTACCAGTCGGACTGGCTGATGCGCTTCTATGAGTATCGCCCGGACGAAGTCGCGCAGGCGGTGGACCCGGCCACGGGGATGCTGCCGCTCGATATCGACCCCAAGCTCGCCTGGGCACTGCGCTTCCGCGACCGATTCCCCGTCGACCTCAACCGTGCCCCGCGCGAGGCGCTGCTGCGCGTGCCGGGGCTGGGGACCAAGGCGGTTGCCTCGATCCTCGCCGCGCGCAAATGGCGGCGGCTGCGACTGGAGGATGTCGCTCGGCTCACCGTCTCGCTGGCCAAGATCCGCCCATTCATCGTCACCGCCGACTGGCGCCCCGTCGCGCTGACCGACAAGGCCGATCTGCGCGCCTGGATCGCGCCCAAAAAGGAGCAGCTGGAGCTGTTCGCCGCATAA
- a CDS encoding demethoxyubiquinone hydroxylase family protein, whose translation MSWKPGDRREAHDAMVRVDQAGEYGATRIYAGQLAVMGDRTPTARTIAGMANQEEHHRAFFDALIARRGVRPTVLQPFWDVAGFGLGVVTAALGPQAAMACTAAIETEIDLHYQQQLEQLGDEDPELRDAVARFRDEEIEHRDTAIASGAESTPGYPVLSALIRAGCRFAIGVSKRI comes from the coding sequence ATGAGCTGGAAGCCGGGCGATCGTCGGGAAGCGCACGACGCCATGGTCCGGGTGGACCAGGCCGGCGAATATGGCGCGACGCGAATCTATGCGGGGCAGCTCGCGGTGATGGGCGATCGCACGCCCACCGCGCGCACCATCGCCGGCATGGCCAACCAGGAAGAACATCATCGCGCCTTTTTCGACGCGCTGATCGCCCGGCGCGGCGTTCGCCCGACGGTGCTCCAGCCTTTCTGGGACGTGGCGGGCTTCGGGCTCGGCGTCGTCACCGCGGCGCTCGGCCCGCAGGCGGCGATGGCCTGCACCGCGGCGATCGAGACCGAGATCGATCTCCATTATCAGCAGCAGCTCGAGCAATTGGGCGACGAGGATCCGGAACTCCGCGACGCTGTCGCGCGATTCCGCGATGAGGAAATCGAGCATCGCGACACCGCGATCGCCTCGGGCGCGGAAAGCACGCCCGGCTATCCGGTGCTCTCGGCGCTGATCCGGGCAGGCTGCCGGTTCGCGATCGGCGTGTCGAAGCGGATCTGA
- a CDS encoding disulfide bond formation protein B, with protein MSRMPRNVPVLARWLALLLPLALLGGAIGSQFIGGLVPCEMCVWQRWPHLAAIIVAGLAFLVRGRRQVAALVLLAALLIALSGAIGVYHAGTEYHWWQGITECTAAPRQGSPMEMLTQALRAPIVRCDVPQWTMFGISLAGYNAIFSLGGAVLIALLATRKAVR; from the coding sequence GTGAGCCGCATGCCGCGCAACGTGCCGGTGCTCGCGCGCTGGCTGGCGCTGTTGCTGCCGCTGGCGCTGCTCGGCGGGGCGATCGGCTCGCAGTTCATCGGCGGCCTGGTGCCATGCGAGATGTGCGTGTGGCAGCGCTGGCCGCATCTGGCGGCGATCATCGTGGCGGGTCTCGCCTTCTTGGTGCGCGGGCGGCGGCAGGTGGCGGCGCTGGTGCTGCTCGCCGCGCTGCTGATCGCGCTGAGCGGCGCGATCGGCGTGTATCATGCGGGCACCGAATATCATTGGTGGCAGGGCATTACCGAATGCACCGCCGCGCCGCGGCAGGGCTCGCCGATGGAGATGCTCACCCAGGCGCTGCGCGCGCCGATCGTCCGCTGCGACGTGCCCCAATGGACGATGTTCGGAATCAGCCTCGCCGGCTATAACGCCATCTTCTCGCTGGGCGGCGCGGTGCTGATCGCGCTGCTCGCAACGCGAAAGGCAGTGCGATGA
- a CDS encoding S41 family peptidase, whose protein sequence is MLRSFLQVSAAVGALAIIPITSGAMAGVDTSSYRELDTFMEVYNTVKANYVEKVDDKTLVKGAIEGMLAALDPHSSYADGLDFDNLKIQTEGNYGGLGLTVTQQDGAVKVIAPNDDGPAARAGIKAGDYITHLDGKFIVGGSLDEAITQMRGKPGTKIALTIVRPGADKPLQFTLTREIITQKSVKADVKDGIGIIRISTFTAHTGGDTALAIQEIDKKLGHKPLGYILDLRNNGGGLLTEAIGVSDVFLNHGEIVSQRGREKTDIERYYAESVFPGDLAKGLPVIVLTDAGTASASEIVAGALQDHHRALVLGVRSFGKGSVQTILPMGPHAALRLTTARYFTPSGHSVQEGGIKPDIAVPQLSDPDYKSRPELREADLRRHLINMEKVDDSVLESDDTPDPRFTATADELKKKGIIDFQLNYAVQTLARLGKAPAASAAK, encoded by the coding sequence ATGCTGCGTTCGTTTCTACAGGTTTCCGCCGCCGTCGGCGCACTTGCGATCATTCCCATCACATCCGGTGCCATGGCGGGGGTCGATACCAGCAGCTATCGCGAGCTCGATACCTTCATGGAAGTCTACAACACCGTGAAGGCGAACTATGTCGAGAAGGTCGACGACAAGACGCTGGTGAAGGGCGCGATCGAAGGCATGCTGGCGGCGCTCGATCCGCACAGCAGCTATGCCGACGGGCTCGATTTCGACAATCTCAAGATCCAGACCGAAGGCAATTACGGCGGCCTCGGTCTCACCGTCACCCAGCAGGACGGCGCGGTGAAGGTGATCGCGCCGAACGACGACGGCCCCGCCGCGCGCGCCGGCATCAAGGCGGGCGACTACATCACCCATCTGGACGGCAAGTTCATCGTCGGCGGCAGCCTGGACGAGGCGATCACCCAGATGCGCGGCAAGCCGGGCACCAAGATCGCGCTCACCATCGTCCGCCCCGGCGCCGACAAGCCGCTGCAGTTCACTCTGACCCGCGAGATCATCACGCAGAAATCGGTGAAGGCCGACGTCAAGGACGGCATCGGCATCATCCGCATCAGCACCTTCACCGCGCATACCGGCGGCGACACCGCGCTGGCGATCCAGGAGATCGACAAGAAGCTGGGCCACAAGCCGCTCGGCTATATCCTCGATCTGCGCAACAATGGCGGTGGGCTGCTGACCGAGGCGATCGGCGTCTCCGACGTGTTCCTCAACCATGGGGAGATCGTCTCGCAACGCGGTCGAGAGAAGACCGATATCGAGCGCTATTATGCCGAGAGCGTTTTCCCGGGCGATCTCGCCAAGGGGCTGCCGGTGATCGTGCTGACCGATGCCGGCACCGCCTCTGCCTCCGAAATCGTCGCCGGCGCGCTGCAGGATCATCACCGCGCGCTGGTGCTGGGCGTACGCAGCTTCGGCAAGGGATCGGTGCAGACCATCCTGCCGATGGGCCCGCACGCCGCGCTGCGCCTCACCACCGCGCGCTATTTCACGCCTTCCGGCCACTCGGTGCAGGAAGGCGGCATCAAGCCCGACATCGCCGTGCCGCAGTTGAGCGATCCCGACTACAAGTCGCGGCCGGAACTGCGCGAGGCCGATCTGCGTCGCCACCTGATCAATATGGAGAAGGTGGACGACAGCGTGCTGGAATCGGACGACACGCCCGATCCGCGCTTCACCGCCACCGCGGACGAGCTGAAGAAGAAGGGCATCATCGACTTCCAGCTCAATTATGCGGTGCAGACGCTTGCCCGGCTGGGCAAGGCGCCGGCGGCGAGTGCTGCCAAGTGA
- a CDS encoding peptidoglycan DD-metalloendopeptidase family protein: MGPARGLGIAAALIAIGVTGVLAQPQLDATQQTARLVTEASQAAQAAERRAAELDHAAAGERDSEARARAEQAAAAQRIKAAEAEQAAAEARVALLDRLLARQRTAFAERQRPAIELVAALQAMARRPAVLALAQPGSAQDLVHVRATLASLLPAIEARSAGVRADLARSETLRVAASKAVAELRTRRTALESRRLAALQLESEHRLRAMTLGRDALVESDRALALGEKARDLAAEQDRSQSAAQVRSDLLVLNGPLPRPGASADRATGPGPYRLPVTGQLVTGFGEISPAGVRARGPSFAVQPGSSVVAPAAGTIAYAAPFAGYGQVVIVDHGKGWTSLISGFSTLAVRPGAKVAQGATLGSAGPRITVELRRRGQPLDLTQLLD; encoded by the coding sequence ATGGGCCCGGCGCGCGGCCTCGGCATCGCGGCGGCGCTGATCGCGATCGGCGTGACCGGCGTGCTCGCCCAGCCCCAGCTCGACGCTACCCAACAGACCGCGCGCCTGGTGACCGAAGCGTCGCAGGCAGCGCAGGCCGCCGAACGGCGCGCCGCCGAACTGGATCATGCCGCAGCCGGCGAGCGCGATAGCGAAGCCCGCGCCCGTGCCGAACAGGCGGCAGCAGCGCAGCGGATCAAGGCGGCCGAAGCCGAGCAGGCCGCGGCCGAAGCGCGCGTGGCGCTGCTCGACCGACTGCTCGCCCGCCAGCGCACCGCCTTTGCCGAACGCCAGCGACCCGCGATCGAACTCGTCGCCGCGCTGCAGGCGATGGCGCGGCGCCCGGCGGTGCTGGCGCTCGCCCAGCCGGGATCGGCGCAGGACCTCGTCCATGTCCGCGCGACGCTGGCCAGCCTGTTGCCCGCGATCGAAGCGCGGAGTGCCGGGGTGCGGGCGGACCTGGCGCGCTCCGAGACACTGCGCGTCGCGGCGAGCAAGGCAGTCGCCGAGCTGCGCACCCGGCGCACCGCACTCGAATCGCGGCGACTGGCCGCGCTCCAGCTCGAATCCGAGCATCGGCTGCGCGCGATGACGCTGGGCCGCGATGCGCTGGTGGAATCGGACCGCGCCCTGGCACTGGGCGAGAAGGCCCGCGACCTCGCCGCCGAGCAGGACCGCAGCCAGAGTGCCGCGCAGGTGCGATCGGACCTGCTGGTTCTCAACGGCCCGCTGCCCCGGCCTGGCGCCTCGGCCGATCGCGCAACCGGCCCCGGACCCTATCGCCTGCCCGTCACCGGCCAGCTTGTCACCGGCTTCGGCGAGATTTCCCCCGCCGGCGTCCGTGCGCGCGGACCCAGCTTCGCGGTGCAGCCGGGTTCCTCGGTGGTCGCGCCCGCCGCCGGCACCATCGCCTATGCCGCGCCCTTCGCCGGCTATGGCCAGGTCGTGATCGTCGACCATGGCAAGGGCTGGACCAGCCTGATCTCCGGCTTTTCCACGCTGGCCGTTCGCCCCGGCGCCAAGGTCGCGCAAGGCGCAACCCTCGGCAGCGCCGGCCCGCGTATCACCGTCGAGCTACGCCGCCGCGGGCAGCCGCTGGACCTGACCCAATTGCTCGACTGA
- a CDS encoding 23S rRNA (pseudouridine(1915)-N(3))-methyltransferase RlmH produces MLLHIVARGRIGRSPEADLVDRYLKRVTWGTRVTELPDTGGKMPVLAPGTRVVMLDELGENLPSKTLATRLGAWRDDGVRETRFLIGAADGFDDADRQAADMLLSFGKATWPHMMARAMLAEQLWRAVSILANHPYHREG; encoded by the coding sequence ATGCTGCTGCACATCGTCGCGCGCGGCCGGATCGGGCGCAGCCCCGAGGCCGACCTGGTCGACCGCTATCTGAAGCGGGTGACCTGGGGCACGCGCGTCACCGAACTGCCCGATACCGGTGGCAAGATGCCGGTGCTCGCCCCCGGCACCCGGGTGGTGATGCTCGATGAACTGGGCGAGAACCTGCCCTCCAAGACGCTCGCGACCCGGCTCGGCGCCTGGCGCGACGACGGGGTGCGCGAGACGCGCTTCCTGATCGGCGCGGCCGACGGATTCGACGATGCCGATCGCCAGGCAGCGGACATGCTGCTCAGCTTCGGCAAAGCGACCTGGCCGCACATGATGGCGCGCGCGATGCTTGCCGAGCAGCTATGGCGCGCGGTCTCGATCCTCGCCAACCATCCCTATCACCGCGAAGGCTGA
- the rsfS gene encoding ribosome silencing factor, whose translation MQRSNDADSVEALHRLVLTSLEDDQAVETVSIPLAGKSSIADYMVIASGRSTRQVASMAMKLADKIKAEQGRTPRVEGLPAADWVLIDAGDVIVHLFRPEVRSFYNLERMWSFEGQA comes from the coding sequence ATGCAGCGTTCGAACGACGCCGACAGCGTCGAAGCGCTGCATAGGCTCGTGCTCACCTCGCTGGAGGACGATCAGGCGGTGGAAACCGTTTCGATCCCGCTCGCCGGCAAGAGCAGCATCGCCGATTACATGGTGATCGCATCGGGTCGCTCGACCCGGCAGGTCGCCTCGATGGCGATGAAGCTGGCCGATAAGATCAAGGCCGAGCAGGGCCGCACGCCCCGCGTCGAAGGCCTGCCGGCCGCCGACTGGGTGCTGATCGACGCGGGCGATGTGATCGTCCACCTGTTCCGCCCGGAAGTGCGCAGCTTCTACAATCTCGAGCGGATGTGGTCGTTCGAGGGCCAGGCCTGA
- a CDS encoding nicotinate-nucleotide adenylyltransferase has product MKRIGLLGGSFNPAHRGHRRLSLHALRALDLDEVWWMVSPGNPLKDKAGMAPFQARMASARAMARHAPIRPTAIEKRMKTRYTADTLTKLPRLYPNHRFIWLMGADNLAQFHRWERWRHIARQVPIAVIARPGYDRGAHASPAMGWLRRAVRPAGQAKHWTRWRLPALVLLRFRPDPTSATRLRAADPAWHRRFLGTSPDMEKEGPAPSPLTLHRQSLD; this is encoded by the coding sequence ATGAAACGCATCGGACTTCTTGGGGGCTCGTTCAATCCGGCGCATCGCGGGCATCGGCGGCTGTCGCTCCATGCCCTGCGCGCGCTCGATCTCGACGAAGTGTGGTGGATGGTATCGCCCGGCAATCCGCTGAAGGACAAGGCGGGCATGGCGCCGTTCCAGGCGCGCATGGCCTCGGCACGGGCGATGGCGCGGCATGCGCCGATCCGCCCCACCGCGATCGAGAAGCGGATGAAAACCCGCTATACCGCCGACACGCTCACCAAGCTGCCTCGGCTCTACCCGAATCACCGCTTCATCTGGCTGATGGGCGCGGACAATCTCGCGCAGTTCCATCGCTGGGAACGGTGGCGGCACATCGCCCGTCAGGTTCCGATTGCGGTTATCGCGCGTCCGGGGTATGACAGGGGCGCCCATGCAAGTCCTGCAATGGGTTGGCTGCGGCGCGCTGTGCGGCCCGCAGGCCAGGCGAAACATTGGACGCGATGGAGATTGCCGGCACTTGTGCTGTTGCGCTTCCGCCCCGATCCGACGTCGGCAACACGCCTTCGGGCTGCCGATCCCGCCTGGCACCGGCGATTCCTCGGCACCTCTCCGGATATGGAAAAGGAAGGGCCGGCGCCGTCTCCACTCACTTTGCACAGACAGTCGTTAGACTAG